The proteins below come from a single Parachlamydiales bacterium genomic window:
- a CDS encoding PhzF family phenazine biosynthesis isomerase, whose protein sequence is MKTKQLIRAIVNLFFPLVEATFFNAKDGAEEIINSFSSHKEDQEINRNYSESPSIEQLKSGKKVKTMLYSLEEGCLRLRMDLNFFFDLHKQLESVLITEADIGNTGNENWERSIDQIISQYFRNKEITLEAATQKDKRELVVLLQRQGLFDYKEASAYIALKIQTSRATVYNYLKTATSLKKVQVHQVDAFTDKRFGGNPAGVVLDAEYLDEPTMKKLTRELNLSETAFVLPSEAGDFRLRYFTPTGHEIGFCGHSTVGALFTIAHEKRFGIEQKGIHKFLVETMCGLLHMETIAEGEDKIYVAYESPKVDLKMSKITPKMIADAAGVSEEVFASYPVQYDATTKILFITVKDLALLKTIEPNPKSFGTFCKEHQCVVICMLTPETFDMKHQFHMRCYAPMVGIPEDPFTGSVLGGLAAYVHQNKLLKKEDTVFWVEQGHFVDRPGFVKVEFSVEDQNYKVKVYAQAIHCFTTEINVS, encoded by the coding sequence ATGAAAACCAAGCAACTTATCAGAGCCATTGTAAATTTATTTTTCCCTTTAGTGGAGGCAACTTTTTTTAATGCTAAAGACGGGGCGGAGGAAATCATTAATTCCTTCTCTTCACATAAAGAAGACCAAGAGATCAACCGAAACTATTCAGAGAGTCCCAGCATAGAACAGCTCAAAAGCGGTAAAAAAGTAAAAACAATGTTGTATTCCTTGGAGGAAGGGTGTCTGCGTTTACGTATGGATTTAAATTTCTTCTTCGATTTGCACAAACAACTAGAATCCGTGTTGATCACAGAAGCTGATATAGGAAATACCGGTAATGAAAATTGGGAACGATCAATAGATCAAATTATTAGCCAATACTTTAGAAACAAAGAAATAACCCTTGAAGCGGCAACACAAAAAGATAAACGCGAATTAGTCGTATTATTGCAACGCCAAGGACTCTTTGATTACAAAGAAGCTTCAGCATACATAGCCTTAAAAATCCAAACATCACGCGCTACCGTCTATAACTATCTCAAGACTGCTACAAGCCTGAAAAAAGTACAAGTACATCAAGTGGATGCATTTACTGATAAGCGCTTTGGAGGAAACCCTGCAGGTGTAGTGTTAGATGCAGAATATCTAGATGAGCCCACGATGAAAAAACTCACACGCGAGTTAAACCTTTCAGAAACAGCCTTTGTCCTCCCAAGCGAGGCGGGAGACTTTCGTTTACGTTATTTCACTCCTACAGGTCATGAAATCGGATTTTGTGGACATTCGACTGTAGGCGCCCTTTTTACTATAGCCCACGAAAAACGCTTTGGAATCGAACAAAAAGGCATACACAAATTTCTCGTTGAGACAATGTGCGGGCTCTTACATATGGAGACCATTGCTGAAGGGGAAGATAAAATTTATGTCGCCTATGAGTCTCCCAAAGTAGATCTTAAGATGTCTAAAATCACTCCTAAAATGATCGCGGATGCGGCAGGCGTTTCAGAGGAAGTTTTTGCCAGTTATCCTGTGCAGTATGATGCAACAACAAAAATCCTATTTATTACTGTAAAAGACTTAGCACTATTAAAGACGATTGAACCTAATCCAAAGTCCTTTGGTACTTTCTGTAAAGAGCATCAGTGTGTTGTTATTTGTATGTTGACACCGGAAACATTCGATATGAAGCATCAGTTTCATATGCGTTGTTACGCCCCCATGGTAGGAATACCCGAAGATCCTTTTACCGGATCTGTATTAGGAGGTTTGGCAGCATATGTCCATCAAAACAAGCTCTTGAAAAAAGAAGACACAGTTTTCTGGGTGGAACAAGGGCATTTTGTAGATAGACCGGGATTTGTAAAAGTGGAATTTTCGGTCGAGGATCAGAATTACAAGGTAAAGGTGTATGCGCAAGCAATCCACTGTTTTACTACAGAGATAAATGTAAGTTAA
- a CDS encoding DUF2000 domain-containing protein, translating into MFNTKLVAIINKQIEPGVAMNALAHLSLGFGAAHTAEEVHLMNFQDAEKTIYPNISKMPYIILQAKNSNQLQTLFQHAQERGVEYTVFTETMTQGTWQDQEVRTQQTKKEQLQFYGMVLFGPKEVIAELTKKFSLWR; encoded by the coding sequence ATGTTTAATACAAAACTAGTCGCGATTATTAATAAACAGATAGAGCCCGGTGTAGCTATGAATGCCTTAGCCCACCTGTCTTTGGGCTTTGGAGCCGCCCATACAGCAGAAGAGGTCCATTTGATGAATTTTCAAGATGCAGAGAAAACCATTTATCCTAACATTTCAAAGATGCCCTACATCATATTGCAGGCAAAAAATTCTAATCAGCTGCAAACACTTTTTCAACATGCGCAGGAGAGGGGAGTTGAGTATACTGTATTTACCGAAACGATGACTCAAGGAACTTGGCAAGATCAGGAAGTAAGGACCCAGCAAACGAAAAAAGAACAATTGCAGTTTTACGGAATGGTCTTGTTCGGTCCTAAAGAGGTTATTGCTGAATTAACCAAAAAATTCTCATTGTGGAGGTAG
- a CDS encoding YbaK/EbsC family protein encodes MEQRSLPQSAQNVQDYLRQRGYTYQVKELPDTTRSAEEAARTIGCSVSQIAKSLVFKDKKTQRPVLIIASGSNRVDLQKITHATGLELEKADGKYVKERIGFAIGGVPPVAHQEEVIIFLDEELKKYELLWAAAGTPFSVFQLLSSDLQPLTNGKYIDLKQA; translated from the coding sequence ATGGAACAACGTTCACTACCTCAAAGCGCTCAGAATGTTCAGGATTATCTGAGACAACGAGGATATACCTATCAAGTTAAAGAGCTGCCGGATACGACGCGTAGTGCAGAAGAAGCTGCTAGAACAATAGGCTGTTCAGTTTCGCAAATCGCAAAATCCTTAGTATTCAAAGATAAGAAAACACAAAGACCGGTACTCATTATCGCTTCGGGATCAAATCGTGTAGATTTGCAAAAAATTACGCATGCTACCGGTCTCGAGTTGGAAAAAGCGGATGGTAAGTATGTGAAAGAACGCATAGGTTTTGCTATTGGAGGTGTTCCGCCAGTAGCGCACCAAGAAGAAGTTATTATTTTCTTAGATGAAGAATTAAAGAAATATGAACTTTTATGGGCGGCTGCTGGAACGCCATTTTCAGTATTTCAATTGCTTTCATCAGATTTGCAGCCATTGACTAATGGAAAATACATCGACCTAAAACAGGCTTAG
- a CDS encoding aldo/keto reductase — MNSLKKEVFMEFRQLGRSGFKVPVLSFGTATFGGQGELFKAWGETDVKEASRLIDICLENGVNFFDTADIYSRGASEAVLGAAIKGRTQNILISTKATFRFSDNDPNDVGSSRHHLINACEGSLKRLGVDHIDLYQLHGFDAFTPVEETLRTLENLVQSGKVRYIGCSNFSGWHLMKSLSVSEKYGLERYIAYQGYYSLIGRDYESELMPLAIDQGIGLLVWSPLGWGRLTGKIDRQHPNPPAVSRLHDTAQFGPPVNEEYLYNVVDVLKEISKETGKTVPQIAINWLLQRPTVANVIVGARTEEQLKDNLGAIGWNLNAEQISRLDKVSALPLPYPYWHQRGFKELNPSPV; from the coding sequence ATGAATTCCCTAAAAAAAGAGGTATTTATGGAATTCAGACAATTAGGCCGCAGTGGATTCAAAGTACCTGTTTTAAGTTTTGGAACAGCAACTTTTGGGGGCCAAGGCGAGCTCTTTAAAGCATGGGGTGAGACTGATGTCAAAGAGGCCAGCCGTCTTATCGACATCTGTCTGGAAAATGGTGTAAATTTCTTCGATACTGCCGATATTTATTCCAGGGGTGCATCTGAAGCAGTCCTCGGAGCTGCCATCAAGGGCCGCACTCAAAACATTCTCATTTCGACAAAAGCAACTTTCCGTTTCAGCGATAATGACCCCAATGATGTAGGTTCCTCACGCCATCACCTGATCAATGCCTGTGAAGGAAGCCTTAAACGTTTGGGCGTGGACCACATTGACCTTTATCAGTTGCATGGGTTTGATGCTTTTACGCCTGTGGAAGAGACACTGCGCACTTTGGAGAATTTAGTTCAAAGTGGAAAAGTCCGCTATATTGGCTGTTCCAACTTTTCCGGCTGGCATCTCATGAAATCTTTATCAGTCTCAGAAAAATATGGACTGGAACGTTATATTGCATATCAAGGTTATTATTCGCTTATAGGCAGGGACTATGAATCTGAACTTATGCCATTAGCAATAGATCAAGGTATAGGCTTGCTAGTTTGGAGCCCTTTAGGCTGGGGAAGGCTGACAGGTAAGATTGATAGACAGCATCCCAACCCCCCAGCTGTCAGCAGGCTGCATGATACAGCGCAATTTGGGCCGCCAGTGAATGAAGAGTATCTTTACAATGTTGTGGACGTATTGAAAGAAATCTCTAAAGAAACAGGTAAAACAGTCCCACAAATTGCCATTAACTGGCTTTTACAAAGACCTACAGTTGCCAATGTTATTGTGGGAGCCCGGACTGAAGAACAGCTAAAAGACAATTTAGGCGCTATCGGATGGAATTTAAATGCAGAGCAGATTTCCCGTTTAGATAAGGTAAGCGCACTTCCACTCCCCTATCCTTATTGGCATCAGCGAGGTTTTAAAGAGCTAAATCCTTCTCCTGTTTGA
- a CDS encoding YtxH domain-containing protein produces the protein MYHERNSIGFLKGALLGGLAAGITGLLLAPRSGRELRNGIVDGYNSVSQSTSDFADELRKRGHHLFHGQEEETSSNSSMLIGLACGGILTAIVTLLLAPESGSKLRARLGNQYCDIREKAEDFVHQVGEKGHDAVEHLEDWKDTLLTIVNKLNSSSAKKGKSEVLEQIMDWAGLGLNVLHQLQKRR, from the coding sequence ATGTATCACGAAAGAAATAGCATTGGATTTCTGAAAGGGGCTCTACTTGGAGGATTAGCTGCCGGTATTACCGGTTTACTCTTGGCTCCAAGATCAGGTAGAGAACTTCGTAATGGAATCGTTGATGGATATAATTCTGTCTCACAAAGTACAAGCGACTTTGCAGATGAGTTAAGAAAAAGAGGCCATCATTTATTCCACGGACAAGAAGAAGAAACAAGCTCCAATTCTTCAATGCTTATAGGATTAGCCTGTGGTGGTATTCTTACTGCCATCGTAACCCTATTATTGGCTCCAGAATCTGGAAGCAAGCTTAGAGCTCGCTTAGGAAATCAATACTGCGATATCCGTGAAAAAGCGGAAGACTTCGTACATCAAGTAGGTGAAAAAGGTCACGATGCTGTAGAGCATCTAGAAGACTGGAAAGATACTTTATTAACAATAGTCAATAAACTCAATTCAAGTAGTGCTAAGAAAGGCAAATCTGAAGTTCTAGAACAAATAATGGATTGGGCAGGTCTTGGCTTAAATGTTTTGCACCAGTTGCAAAAAAGGAGATAG
- a CDS encoding YtxH domain-containing protein, whose translation MAIENKEFIIGALIGSGIAAATVLLFTPRSGAKVREFVQDLVAGEINKSNNGHRSTRFAANGKKAPTSHSKSVHKKHPVKDEHHEKHIAKKAPRRKPVA comes from the coding sequence ATGGCTATTGAAAATAAGGAATTTATTATAGGAGCACTCATAGGTAGTGGTATTGCCGCCGCTACCGTGCTGCTCTTTACACCGCGTTCAGGGGCTAAAGTCAGGGAATTCGTACAGGATTTAGTCGCAGGTGAAATAAATAAATCAAATAATGGTCATCGAAGCACAAGGTTTGCTGCCAATGGAAAAAAAGCACCTACTTCACATAGTAAAAGTGTTCATAAAAAACATCCTGTAAAGGATGAACATCATGAAAAACACATTGCGAAAAAAGCCCCAAGACGAAAACCAGTAGCCTAA
- a CDS encoding protein kinase translates to MSTIGGQSATPHFESFHVPATAPVQKSNVDAYGEVTTPKPPGSSSVSPHSENEAVNQDQNEYKRFWSQSQGVNTLSHPTKSSHVTTPQEARINKLQSIFPNVNPRHVVEMKLSFHNDISPSPSLENHQIKPQDPTEKNQKIHSIFLTLKDSDGNTFHETTVLDNNSGTQGNYKTMSVGTIQETNDIVAVTILKPEHTNPLNIDREVSGLTLINDIAGCCGATRIASCEGQLVIMQPYCEGGTFKDAIKSNTMTDQVFYLANLAHTLADLHSHKIIHNDIKDDNVMFKFDPSSPTQWSTRLIDFGQTERVRDGEVINNTGGTVRTFSPEKAVVSLKIIEYQNIERGIEELNEALDNDPDNPELNEQLNGLLNERDKVYEQYSKYVLDIREPNDVWTFGLLCYQTTHGERLEWQQNVELNQANDVPSEEILYQAFQEMRQPIADLDPNNPMDMLIKDALTQNPKNRPTMEELNTRLQEMLNPLN, encoded by the coding sequence ATGAGTACAATTGGCGGGCAAAGCGCTACACCTCATTTTGAATCCTTCCATGTTCCTGCAACTGCCCCTGTACAAAAATCAAATGTGGATGCCTACGGGGAAGTAACAACCCCAAAACCCCCAGGGTCTAGCTCAGTTAGTCCACATAGTGAAAATGAAGCAGTTAACCAAGATCAAAACGAATATAAACGTTTTTGGAGTCAATCACAGGGAGTAAATACTCTTAGTCATCCTACAAAATCTTCCCATGTTACAACTCCGCAAGAAGCTAGAATTAATAAACTCCAAAGCATTTTCCCTAATGTCAATCCGCGTCACGTAGTCGAAATGAAATTATCTTTTCATAATGATATTTCCCCATCCCCTTCTCTGGAAAATCATCAAATTAAGCCTCAGGATCCCACGGAAAAGAATCAAAAAATCCACAGCATTTTTCTTACTCTTAAAGATAGTGATGGAAATACGTTCCATGAAACTACAGTCTTAGACAACAATTCCGGTACTCAAGGAAATTACAAAACAATGAGTGTTGGAACTATCCAAGAAACAAACGACATAGTGGCTGTTACAATCCTTAAACCAGAACACACTAATCCACTGAATATTGATAGAGAAGTTTCAGGTCTGACATTGATCAATGATATTGCAGGATGCTGTGGCGCTACTAGAATAGCAAGTTGCGAGGGGCAGCTAGTGATCATGCAGCCTTATTGTGAAGGCGGAACGTTTAAAGATGCAATTAAATCAAATACGATGACAGATCAAGTTTTTTATCTTGCAAACCTTGCCCATACTCTCGCTGATCTCCATTCTCACAAAATTATCCACAATGATATTAAAGATGACAATGTGATGTTTAAATTTGATCCATCCTCCCCTACTCAATGGAGTACCCGGTTAATTGATTTTGGCCAAACTGAAAGGGTGAGGGATGGTGAAGTCATAAATAATACTGGAGGTACTGTTCGCACATTTTCACCAGAGAAAGCGGTAGTATCCCTAAAAATTATTGAGTATCAAAATATTGAAAGAGGAATAGAAGAGCTAAATGAGGCTCTCGATAATGATCCTGATAATCCCGAATTGAATGAACAGTTGAATGGATTATTAAATGAAAGAGATAAAGTGTACGAACAGTATTCTAAATATGTTTTGGATATACGCGAGCCAAATGATGTGTGGACTTTTGGACTTTTATGCTACCAAACCACACACGGCGAACGACTTGAATGGCAACAAAATGTGGAATTGAATCAGGCAAATGACGTGCCTTCCGAAGAAATATTATATCAAGCTTTCCAAGAGATGAGACAACCTATAGCAGACCTAGATCCAAATAATCCTATGGATATGCTTATCAAGGATGCTCTCACTCAAAATCCTAAAAATAGGCCTACGATGGAGGAATTAAATACTCGATTGCAAGAAATGTTAAATCCTCTTAACTAA
- a CDS encoding ATP-binding protein gives MITPAWQDFLAAVNRSYEHYERDHHLGKQSLEISTEELRELAYELTDREARLRFILEAASDGILIFNNENKIVICNHSVITFFELNETEQELIGKDISIFKTTPPFSDITLHKEGNLHVFQILKSDGSSLPIELSISEISLSQKKYKICVLRDITIALQHQLALQREIDLQKQLVTSAREAGMMQVATSVLHNVGNVLNSVNIGLTKLKESLYFSEEGKLTKLASMIKSHKENLTFFLTEDPKGKYLLDYIVTLDEFWKNERKSSDFEIEAISKKIEHIKSIINIQQSSSRMTNMNESINLKLILDNLLLVYQKDLQKYNIALLFDYTPIPNILTDRSKLLQILENLIRNAIDALLTVKTQRNLRIRINLLENGFVQLIVEDSGCGIDSSNLLKIFSFGFTTKMDGHGFGLHSSALFAKEMGGELVAQSDGIGKGARFILTLPAKIS, from the coding sequence ATGATCACGCCAGCATGGCAGGATTTTTTAGCGGCAGTGAACCGTTCTTATGAACACTATGAGCGTGATCACCATCTTGGAAAGCAGTCTTTAGAAATAAGTACGGAAGAGCTTCGGGAACTTGCATATGAGCTTACTGATAGAGAAGCTCGTTTAAGATTCATTTTAGAGGCTGCATCGGATGGTATCTTGATTTTTAACAATGAGAACAAAATAGTCATTTGCAATCATTCTGTCATAACTTTTTTTGAACTTAATGAAACCGAACAAGAACTTATAGGAAAAGATATATCTATTTTTAAGACAACACCACCCTTTTCTGATATCACTTTGCATAAAGAAGGGAATTTACATGTATTTCAAATATTAAAAAGTGATGGATCTAGCCTCCCTATTGAATTGTCTATTTCAGAAATATCCTTAAGTCAGAAAAAATATAAAATTTGCGTTTTAAGAGATATTACAATTGCTTTGCAGCATCAATTAGCATTACAAAGAGAAATTGATTTACAAAAGCAGCTGGTAACATCAGCACGAGAAGCTGGAATGATGCAAGTTGCTACTAGTGTGTTACATAATGTGGGTAATGTTCTAAACTCGGTTAATATTGGCCTAACAAAGCTTAAAGAAAGCCTTTATTTCTCAGAGGAGGGAAAGCTAACAAAATTGGCTTCTATGATTAAAAGTCATAAGGAAAATCTAACTTTTTTTTTAACGGAAGATCCAAAAGGCAAATACTTACTTGATTACATAGTGACATTAGATGAATTTTGGAAAAATGAACGCAAAAGTTCTGATTTTGAAATTGAAGCCATCTCTAAAAAAATAGAGCATATAAAAAGTATTATTAATATCCAGCAGTCCTCTAGTCGAATGACTAATATGAACGAAAGCATCAATCTGAAATTAATTTTAGATAATTTGCTCTTGGTATATCAAAAAGATTTACAAAAATATAATATAGCTTTGTTGTTTGATTATACTCCTATTCCAAACATTTTGACCGACAGAAGCAAACTTTTACAAATTTTAGAAAATCTGATACGCAATGCTATAGATGCCTTATTGACAGTAAAGACTCAAAGAAATTTAAGAATTCGTATAAATTTACTTGAAAATGGTTTTGTACAACTTATTGTTGAAGATAGTGGCTGTGGTATTGATTCGAGTAATTTATTAAAAATATTTTCTTTTGGATTTACGACAAAAATGGATGGGCATGGCTTTGGTTTACATAGCAGTGCACTTTTTGCTAAAGAGATGGGTGGAGAGTTGGTTGCTCAAAGCGATGGTATTGGAAAAGGCGCTCGGTTTATTTTAACATTGCCTGCAAAGATCTCTTGA
- a CDS encoding FIST N-terminal domain-containing protein, which produces MKIEQKKWSEAKGWQTTFSEFAQNDNADFVLAFGDRFILETEERFQELKHLYPNAHIALSSTSGNIVGLNIEDLSIIATSIVFEKDSHIEIQRININEVANSFEAGESVGNRLHKDGLKHIFLLSDGHLVNGTELVKGLLSTVPITTLVTGGLAGDGTRFEKTIVGVDAPPKVGEIIVVGFYGSHLRFGVGSMGGWDPFGIERKITKSSGNILYELDGKSALELYKKYLGDQSKDLPGSALLFPLAIRPNLTAEPLVRTILGINEEEQSMVFAGDVPEGWYAQLMKANFDRLVDGAIEAASLSYEMIGNESPELAVLISCVGRRNVLDQRTEEEIEGVRDVIGNAKIIGFYSYGEIAPTRMGTGCELHNQTMTITTISER; this is translated from the coding sequence ATGAAAATAGAACAAAAAAAATGGTCTGAAGCTAAAGGTTGGCAAACAACCTTTTCTGAATTTGCACAAAATGATAACGCTGATTTTGTCTTAGCTTTTGGTGATCGATTCATTTTGGAAACGGAAGAGCGATTTCAGGAACTAAAACATTTATATCCTAACGCTCATATTGCTCTTTCATCAACTTCTGGAAATATTGTAGGATTGAATATAGAAGATCTCTCGATTATTGCGACTTCAATAGTTTTTGAAAAAGATTCTCATATCGAAATCCAACGTATTAATATCAATGAAGTTGCAAATAGCTTTGAAGCGGGTGAATCCGTTGGAAACCGTTTACATAAAGATGGCTTAAAGCATATTTTTTTGCTATCAGACGGACATCTCGTTAATGGTACAGAGCTAGTTAAGGGACTATTGTCAACAGTACCGATAACCACCTTAGTTACAGGCGGTCTAGCTGGGGATGGAACTCGCTTTGAAAAAACTATTGTCGGAGTAGACGCTCCACCTAAAGTGGGAGAAATTATAGTTGTTGGTTTTTATGGAAGCCATCTGCGATTTGGGGTGGGCTCTATGGGTGGCTGGGATCCATTTGGGATTGAAAGGAAAATTACAAAATCATCCGGTAATATTCTTTACGAACTGGATGGCAAATCGGCTTTAGAATTGTACAAAAAATATCTTGGCGATCAATCCAAGGATCTTCCCGGGTCAGCCTTGCTTTTTCCACTTGCAATACGGCCAAACTTAACTGCAGAGCCTTTAGTCAGAACCATTTTAGGAATCAACGAAGAAGAGCAAAGCATGGTTTTTGCTGGAGATGTCCCTGAAGGATGGTATGCACAGCTAATGAAAGCTAATTTTGACAGGCTTGTAGATGGTGCAATTGAAGCAGCGAGTTTAAGCTATGAAATGATTGGTAACGAAAGTCCTGAATTAGCAGTACTCATAAGTTGTGTTGGGAGACGCAACGTGCTCGATCAGAGAACAGAAGAAGAAATTGAAGGCGTGCGTGATGTAATAGGAAATGCCAAAATAATAGGATTTTATTCCTATGGTGAAATTGCTCCTACTCGTATGGGGACTGGCTGTGAACTTCACAACCAAACGATGACAATTACTACGATTTCTGAGAGATGA
- a CDS encoding exosporium glycoprotein BclB-related protein, translated as MKKKLFSFFMFTFVLTTQGVHAFPNSVPSRSEGTLQVIQEQDATVGPPGPAGPTGPQGPVGPAGATGAQGPIGPVGPPGPDGPIGPTGATGATGPDGPIGPTGATGATGPDGPIGPTGATGATGPDGPIGPTGATGATGPDGPIGPTGATGATGATGPSGPGAIISYASGQDPAVMTSIITGTSGTGALIGFGSSLSGVDVSTGFIDSTTLGSYAFSMPRDGTITSMSAFFSINVPLNLVGTTIDITAQLYSSTTPDNTFAPIPGALVTLAPPLTGIVSTGTISNGITTGLSIPVTSQTRLLMVYSITSTGISLTNTVSGFASAGITLE; from the coding sequence GTGAAGAAAAAACTATTCTCTTTTTTCATGTTTACCTTTGTTTTGACAACTCAAGGTGTACACGCCTTTCCTAATTCAGTTCCTAGCCGTAGTGAAGGAACATTACAAGTTATTCAAGAACAAGATGCTACTGTCGGTCCTCCAGGACCTGCTGGTCCAACAGGTCCTCAAGGCCCCGTTGGCCCTGCCGGAGCTACAGGCGCGCAAGGTCCCATTGGACCTGTAGGACCCCCAGGACCCGATGGTCCAATTGGCCCCACAGGAGCAACCGGAGCGACAGGACCCGATGGTCCAATTGGCCCCACAGGCGCAACCGGAGCAACAGGACCCGATGGTCCAATAGGCCCCACGGGCGCAACCGGAGCAACAGGACCCGATGGTCCAATAGGCCCCACGGGCGCAACCGGAGCAACAGGTCCAGATGGTCCAATAGGCCCCACGGGAGCAACTGGAGCAACGGGAGCAACCGGTCCTTCAGGACCTGGTGCAATCATTTCCTATGCTTCGGGACAAGATCCTGCTGTTATGACTTCCATTATTACTGGAACATCCGGTACAGGCGCTCTCATTGGTTTTGGAAGTTCGTTATCGGGTGTTGATGTTTCCACAGGATTTATTGATTCTACTACGCTTGGTAGTTACGCCTTTTCAATGCCTAGAGATGGCACAATCACTTCAATGTCAGCCTTCTTTAGCATTAACGTTCCATTAAATCTTGTAGGTACTACCATCGATATAACAGCACAGCTGTACTCGTCAACGACGCCGGACAATACATTCGCTCCTATTCCTGGAGCTTTGGTTACCTTAGCCCCTCCTTTAACGGGAATAGTAAGTACCGGGACAATTAGTAACGGGATAACCACGGGACTATCTATACCTGTAACATCTCAAACGCGGTTGCTTATGGTATATTCCATAACTTCTACTGGGATTTCGCTAACAAATACAGTCAGTGGATTTGCTAGTGCTGGAATAACACTTGAATAG
- a CDS encoding Lpg1974 family pore-forming outer membrane protein, with translation MEKFKKTISVFTVFMASLTGFLHADYPYRDNVTAYSDNNCCAQTCCEEAPSGHFFVNADLLYWKPYISGLELDFGTLSLSQALVDGTTIFTANELDVDPNFKWNAGYRIGAGYQFACSNWQIGAIWTHFQGKGSHRDGSVGEFANNGHCRTHLNQIDAVVAYNTCFCSSFNVKPFLGIRAAKIHQSISAQLFTEITLAAPTTVITESRFLDDTQNFRGLGPILGLNLDWDVGCGFGVYGSAATSILYGNYRVDFDDSGSTPAPISQEVISRIRKRLHAVDCVVDLALGVSWQTSFMESYQLAVKLGFEHHQYFNHNHLGANRGDLSFDGGILSVGVAL, from the coding sequence ATGGAAAAATTTAAAAAAACAATCTCAGTATTTACAGTCTTCATGGCCTCTTTGACAGGTTTTTTACATGCAGATTATCCTTATCGAGATAACGTAACCGCCTATTCTGATAACAATTGTTGCGCTCAAACATGTTGTGAAGAAGCTCCTTCCGGACATTTCTTTGTAAATGCAGACTTGCTTTATTGGAAACCGTATATTTCAGGGTTGGAACTCGATTTTGGCACTTTGAGCCTTTCACAAGCACTTGTTGATGGAACTACAATATTCACAGCCAATGAATTAGATGTTGATCCGAATTTTAAATGGAATGCTGGATATCGGATTGGTGCTGGTTATCAATTTGCTTGCAGCAATTGGCAGATCGGTGCCATATGGACTCACTTTCAGGGAAAAGGCAGCCATAGAGATGGATCGGTGGGAGAATTTGCGAATAATGGTCATTGCAGAACTCACTTGAATCAGATCGATGCTGTCGTTGCCTATAACACATGTTTCTGTTCTTCATTCAATGTGAAACCTTTTCTGGGAATCCGTGCTGCAAAAATCCACCAAAGTATAAGCGCTCAGCTATTTACGGAGATTACCTTAGCTGCTCCGACGACGGTTATTACAGAAAGTAGATTTTTGGACGATACCCAAAATTTTCGCGGACTAGGCCCTATTCTGGGTCTGAATCTTGACTGGGATGTGGGATGCGGTTTTGGCGTTTATGGAAGTGCAGCTACAAGCATTCTCTATGGTAACTATAGAGTAGATTTCGACGATTCTGGTTCGACTCCTGCACCCATTTCGCAAGAAGTGATCAGTAGAATCAGAAAGCGTCTGCATGCTGTCGATTGTGTCGTAGATCTTGCATTAGGCGTCAGTTGGCAGACAAGCTTCATGGAGTCGTATCAGCTAGCTGTAAAGCTTGGATTCGAACACCATCAATACTTCAATCATAATCATCTAGGCGCAAATCGTGGTGATTTGTCCTTTGATGGTGGAATATTGTCTGTTGGTGTAGCCCTTTAA